The Herbaspirillum sp. RTI4 genome has a segment encoding these proteins:
- the ccoS gene encoding cbb3-type cytochrome oxidase assembly protein CcoS, which translates to MESLYLLVPLSIIIVFIAIRVFFAMSDSGQFDDMVGPSLRLLHDDDRPVTADKKDFEKEVPEV; encoded by the coding sequence ATGGAATCTCTTTATCTTCTGGTGCCGCTCAGCATCATCATCGTTTTTATCGCCATCCGCGTATTTTTTGCCATGTCCGACAGCGGTCAGTTCGACGACATGGTGGGACCTTCTTTGCGTCTGTTACATGACGATGACAGGCCGGTGACAGCCGATAAGAAGGATTTTGAGAAAGAAGTTCCCGAAGTTTGA
- a CDS encoding heavy metal translocating P-type ATPase: MTSACFHCGLPVPANAAVGTDTDAGMRWTVVIAGKRQPMCCPGCQAVAQSIVDNGLADYYDTRTGFGATAGDAMLVPPELLFDDAIAQTEAGVGESIDEAIFSIEGIRCGACVWLIERRLARLPGVLSVDMNVATERLQMRWTRPTCQSGVILKALREIGYVAFTFDPVTHGARLEQSRKTLFRRLFIAGLLMMQVMMYALPVYLATDGTMDRSMEDLMRWAGLLLTLPAVLYSAQPFFKGAWVALKNRMPGMDVPVALGISAAFLGSVDATLRGAGDVYFDSITMFIFLLLCSRYLELVARRKAASALDDLQRALPASALLMPDYPNRRDTVLVAAGQLREGDVILIRPGDAIATDGVVLEGATSIDASLLTGESRAQQKSIGADLPGGAINVSQPVTVRVSRPADKSTLSVLVKLIERSGQGKPRLAMWADRAAAWFVTVLLLFAVLVFLVWHAIDPARAWPIAIAVMVVSCPCALSLATPAALAAATDRLVRQGALIVQSHVLETLDRATHIVFDKTGTLTAGKPVLLHTQILGASAFRRCLQIAAALEASSAHPLAAAISQAARETELSVQDCLVSAPEHVAGQGVEGVLEGVRYRLGRAAYVAEIAGVADVTTSDPAAAEMSSIYLGGDGNWLARFDLADGVRTDAAAVVRYFRSLGKTVILLSGDAQMVAQKIGDSLGIAHALGDHLPQDKLNYVQALQASGAVVAMVGDGINDAAVLRAADVSFAMGSGAALAQMNADCVLLSGKLSTLCEVAETATQTVGVIRQNLAWATLYNLIAIPAAAFGLLNPWLSGIGMSLSSAVVVLNALRLRRIPKMHQWDDISPDEASAPAALSAHSLFEQGR, translated from the coding sequence ATGACGAGCGCCTGTTTCCATTGCGGTTTGCCGGTTCCTGCCAATGCTGCTGTTGGCACCGATACCGACGCCGGTATGCGCTGGACGGTAGTGATTGCTGGCAAGCGACAACCCATGTGCTGCCCCGGCTGTCAGGCGGTGGCGCAAAGCATTGTCGATAACGGGCTGGCCGATTATTACGATACCCGCACCGGTTTTGGTGCGACCGCTGGCGATGCGATGCTGGTGCCGCCCGAATTGCTGTTTGACGACGCCATAGCTCAGACCGAAGCCGGAGTTGGCGAGAGTATCGATGAAGCCATTTTTTCCATTGAAGGTATCCGCTGCGGCGCTTGCGTCTGGCTGATTGAACGTCGACTGGCGCGTTTGCCGGGCGTGCTGTCGGTCGATATGAATGTGGCTACTGAGCGGCTACAGATGCGCTGGACGCGGCCGACGTGTCAGTCGGGCGTGATTCTGAAAGCGCTGCGAGAAATCGGCTATGTCGCCTTTACTTTCGATCCGGTCACGCATGGCGCGCGACTGGAACAATCGCGCAAGACCTTGTTCCGCCGCCTGTTCATTGCCGGGCTGTTAATGATGCAGGTCATGATGTATGCCTTGCCGGTGTATCTGGCAACGGACGGCACCATGGATCGCAGCATGGAAGATTTAATGCGCTGGGCGGGCTTGTTGCTGACCTTGCCGGCGGTGCTGTATTCGGCCCAGCCTTTCTTCAAAGGCGCGTGGGTGGCGCTGAAAAATCGAATGCCCGGCATGGATGTGCCAGTGGCGCTGGGTATTTCGGCGGCCTTCCTCGGTAGCGTTGATGCCACCTTGCGTGGTGCCGGCGACGTGTATTTCGATTCCATCACGATGTTCATATTTCTGTTGCTGTGCAGTCGCTATCTGGAACTGGTGGCGCGCCGCAAAGCCGCTTCCGCGCTGGATGATTTGCAGCGGGCCTTGCCCGCTTCGGCCTTGCTGATGCCGGATTATCCAAATCGCCGCGACACGGTGTTAGTTGCCGCCGGCCAGTTGCGTGAAGGTGATGTGATTCTGATCCGGCCCGGCGACGCTATCGCGACCGATGGCGTGGTGCTGGAAGGGGCGACCAGCATTGATGCTTCGCTGCTGACCGGCGAAAGTCGGGCGCAACAAAAATCTATCGGCGCTGATTTGCCGGGTGGCGCGATCAACGTGAGCCAGCCGGTCACGGTGCGGGTAAGTCGTCCGGCGGACAAGAGCACTTTGTCGGTGCTGGTCAAACTGATTGAGCGTTCAGGGCAGGGCAAGCCCCGTCTGGCAATGTGGGCCGATCGCGCCGCTGCGTGGTTTGTGACGGTCTTGCTGCTGTTTGCCGTGCTGGTATTTCTGGTCTGGCACGCCATTGATCCGGCGCGTGCCTGGCCGATTGCGATTGCGGTGATGGTGGTGTCTTGCCCTTGCGCCTTATCGCTGGCCACTCCGGCAGCCTTGGCCGCTGCGACCGACAGGCTGGTGCGGCAGGGCGCTTTGATTGTGCAATCGCATGTGCTGGAAACGCTGGATCGCGCTACCCATATCGTCTTCGACAAGACCGGTACGCTGACGGCCGGCAAACCTGTCTTGCTCCATACCCAGATTCTGGGGGCATCAGCGTTCCGCCGTTGTTTGCAGATTGCTGCGGCGCTTGAGGCATCCAGCGCACATCCTTTGGCTGCGGCCATTTCACAGGCAGCTCGTGAAACCGAACTTTCTGTGCAGGATTGTTTGGTGAGCGCGCCGGAGCATGTGGCCGGTCAGGGCGTCGAGGGCGTTCTGGAGGGAGTGCGCTACCGGTTGGGTCGGGCGGCTTACGTCGCAGAGATTGCCGGTGTCGCTGATGTAACGACCAGTGATCCGGCTGCCGCCGAGATGAGCTCGATTTATCTGGGTGGTGACGGGAACTGGCTGGCGCGTTTCGATCTGGCCGACGGCGTGCGGACCGATGCCGCTGCGGTGGTCCGGTACTTCCGGTCTTTGGGGAAAACGGTCATTTTATTGAGCGGCGACGCGCAGATGGTGGCGCAAAAAATAGGCGACAGCTTAGGTATCGCTCACGCGCTGGGCGATCATCTGCCGCAAGACAAACTGAACTACGTGCAGGCATTGCAAGCGAGCGGTGCAGTGGTGGCGATGGTCGGCGATGGCATCAATGATGCCGCTGTTTTGCGTGCGGCCGACGTGTCGTTTGCCATGGGGAGCGGGGCGGCATTGGCGCAGATGAATGCCGATTGCGTACTCTTGTCCGGGAAGCTATCCACTTTGTGTGAGGTTGCAGAAACGGCTACGCAGACCGTCGGGGTGATCCGCCAGAATCTGGCGTGGGCAACGCTGTACAACCTGATTGCGATTCCTGCTGCGGCCTTTGGCTTGCTCAATCCGTGGCTGTCCGGGATAGGCATGTCGCTCAGTTCAGCGGTCGTGGTACTCAATGCGCTGCGTTTACGGCGCATTCCCAAGATGCATCAATGGGATGACATTTCGCCAGACGAGGCAAGTGCGCCAGCCGCTCTTTCTGCGCATTCTCTTTTTGAGCAAGGGCGCTAA
- a CDS encoding sulfite exporter TauE/SafE family protein, with translation MNVVSLLPVFMIGLLGSVHCVGMCGGIVSAFSFSATSRRTIPIKVVNNATNSSRPSRGNLPTVLAYNAGRIASYATAGAIAGGVLQGARTLTGIAVFQVEAYWFVNLLLVALGLYLTGIWQGLNQLERVGGMLWRYIQPFTRFLLPINSIPKSMALGVLWGWLPCGMVYSMLLTAMLSGTAVSGAAVMVAFGLGTLPTLITMGMLGTRLKSWMQRRAVRVISGLVIVIFGVLGLLRASHGLPGSWMDAVCITPMSVQTTP, from the coding sequence ATGAATGTAGTGAGCCTGCTACCGGTTTTCATGATTGGCTTGCTCGGCAGCGTGCATTGCGTTGGCATGTGCGGCGGCATTGTCAGCGCATTTTCTTTCAGCGCCACATCACGGCGCACCATACCAATCAAGGTGGTTAATAATGCGACGAACTCCTCCCGCCCAAGCCGAGGAAATCTGCCGACTGTGCTTGCCTACAATGCCGGACGGATCGCCAGCTACGCAACGGCCGGGGCGATTGCCGGCGGGGTTCTGCAGGGCGCACGCACCCTGACGGGGATTGCCGTGTTTCAGGTCGAGGCCTACTGGTTTGTCAATTTACTGCTGGTCGCCCTTGGACTCTATCTGACCGGAATCTGGCAGGGACTGAACCAGCTCGAACGCGTCGGCGGCATGTTGTGGCGTTACATTCAACCGTTTACCCGCTTCTTATTACCGATCAACAGCATTCCCAAATCCATGGCGCTCGGCGTGTTGTGGGGATGGCTGCCGTGCGGCATGGTCTATAGCATGCTGCTAACAGCCATGTTGAGCGGTACTGCCGTATCGGGTGCGGCGGTGATGGTGGCATTTGGTCTGGGTACCTTGCCGACATTAATCACCATGGGCATGCTCGGTACCCGCCTGAAAAGCTGGATGCAGCGGCGTGCTGTGCGCGTCATTAGCGGACTGGTGATCGTGATTTTTGGTGTGCTGGGATTGTTGCGTGCCTCGCACGGCTTGCCCGGAAGCTGGATGGATGCGGTGTGCATTACTCCCATGTCCGTGCAGACAACGCCATGA
- the hemN gene encoding oxygen-independent coproporphyrinogen III oxidase — translation MNMVVSELPAAMLPLAPLVRFDADMIRKLSQSGPRYTSYPTADRFTEAFSYRDHLQTVAGLQARGARNPLSLYLHIPFCDTVCYYCACNKIVTKNRHKAVVYLDYLKREIEMQGRLFAGMNQIGQLHFGGGTPTYLSDVQMDELMQHLRRWFQFAPDAIGEFSIEVDPRTVSRERVQRLREQGFNRISLGVQDFDPEVQEAVNRRQPESQTLEIIAAARDAGYRSVSIDLIYGLPKQTMASIAQTLEKVIRAAPDRIAVYNYAHLPHLFKPQRRIADEDLPAPVTKLDMMALCIARLTEAGYVYIGMDHFALPGDDLAVAQKQGRLHRNFQGYSTHAESDLVSFGVSAISAVGATYSQNAKTLDAYYEAIDKNELPIVRGIRLQMDDLIRRLIIQRLMCDFELSMTSIEMAYPISFATYFSTELVRLQELVADGLLTIDGEWLSVTPRGRLLIRNICMVFDRYLNIGPGQQRYSKTI, via the coding sequence ATGAACATGGTAGTTTCCGAGTTGCCGGCAGCGATGCTCCCCTTAGCGCCATTGGTGCGCTTCGATGCGGACATGATTCGCAAACTCAGTCAGTCCGGCCCCCGTTACACGTCTTATCCGACGGCTGATCGCTTCACGGAAGCATTTTCCTATCGCGACCATTTGCAGACAGTCGCCGGCTTACAAGCGCGCGGCGCGCGCAATCCCTTGTCGCTTTACCTGCACATTCCCTTTTGCGACACGGTTTGCTACTACTGCGCCTGCAATAAAATTGTGACCAAAAACCGCCACAAGGCGGTGGTTTACCTCGATTACCTCAAACGCGAAATAGAAATGCAAGGCCGCTTGTTCGCCGGCATGAACCAGATCGGTCAATTGCATTTCGGTGGTGGCACGCCGACGTATTTGTCGGATGTGCAAATGGACGAGTTGATGCAACATCTGCGGCGCTGGTTCCAGTTTGCGCCCGATGCTATCGGCGAATTTTCGATTGAGGTTGATCCGCGCACGGTTTCGCGTGAACGGGTGCAGCGATTGCGCGAACAGGGTTTCAATCGCATCAGTCTGGGTGTGCAGGATTTTGATCCGGAAGTACAGGAAGCCGTCAATCGCAGGCAGCCGGAAAGTCAGACGCTGGAAATTATTGCCGCCGCGCGTGACGCCGGTTACCGTTCGGTCAGCATTGATCTGATCTACGGTTTGCCCAAGCAAACCATGGCGAGTATTGCGCAAACGCTGGAGAAAGTGATTCGTGCCGCGCCAGACCGGATTGCCGTCTACAACTATGCGCATCTGCCGCACCTGTTCAAGCCGCAGCGGCGCATTGCCGATGAAGATTTGCCCGCGCCGGTAACCAAACTCGACATGATGGCGCTGTGCATTGCCCGTCTGACCGAGGCGGGTTATGTCTATATCGGCATGGATCATTTCGCGCTGCCTGGCGACGACCTCGCCGTCGCGCAAAAGCAGGGACGATTGCATCGCAACTTCCAGGGCTATTCGACGCATGCAGAATCGGATCTGGTGTCGTTCGGCGTATCGGCCATCAGCGCCGTCGGCGCTACCTACAGTCAGAACGCGAAGACATTGGATGCCTACTACGAGGCGATCGATAAAAACGAATTGCCTATCGTGCGTGGTATCCGCTTGCAGATGGATGATCTGATCCGGCGTCTGATTATCCAGCGGCTGATGTGTGACTTTGAATTATCGATGACGTCCATAGAAATGGCGTATCCGATTAGTTTTGCCACCTATTTTTCGACGGAGCTGGTGCGCTTGCAAGAGCTGGTGGCCGACGGTCTGCTCACTATTGACGGCGAATGGTTGTCCGTGACTCCCCGAGGCCGCCTGTTAATTCGCAATATTTGTATGGTGTTTGACCGCTATCTCAATATCGGACCCGGGCAGCAGCGTTACTCCAAAACCATCTGA
- a CDS encoding fatty acid desaturase — translation MPTIQFQPVPPGAPIPHRKIIRSWTQPISERSTPIALSLVVLDLCLFSIALAATVWVSNWLGKVLLGMLTGFIIGRLFILGHDACHQSFTVHRKLNAWLGRLVFLPSLTPYSLWSIGHNVVHHGYTNVKDFDFVWQPHSLQEFQALPKWRQRLERLYRSGWAPGLYYTLEMWWKRMYFPSKKQMPTRRAEFLLDGLLVSAAAVLWVAGLVWAAAESGQSVWLILVTGFVVPLLFWKAMIGFVVYVHHTHDDVAWYQDKTAWAASQPFVSTTVHLKFDYGMGTALHHIMEHTAHHVDMSVPLYRLKKAQKLLETMLPGRIVIQKFSWRWYFDTARRCKLYDFDRLCWLDFDGRQTTTSLLAPPLAQTGT, via the coding sequence ATGCCGACTATTCAATTCCAACCGGTCCCGCCCGGTGCACCAATTCCGCATCGAAAAATAATCCGTTCCTGGACGCAACCTATCAGTGAGCGCAGCACGCCGATTGCCTTGTCCTTGGTAGTACTTGATCTCTGCCTGTTTTCGATTGCGTTGGCAGCGACGGTGTGGGTATCTAACTGGTTAGGAAAAGTGCTGCTGGGCATGCTTACCGGTTTCATAATCGGACGGCTTTTTATTTTGGGACATGATGCCTGTCACCAGAGTTTTACCGTCCACAGAAAGCTCAACGCCTGGCTGGGCCGACTGGTTTTTCTGCCGTCGTTGACGCCATACAGCTTGTGGTCGATAGGACACAATGTGGTGCATCACGGCTACACCAATGTCAAAGATTTCGATTTCGTCTGGCAGCCGCATTCCTTGCAGGAATTTCAGGCGCTGCCTAAATGGAGGCAAAGGCTGGAGCGCCTGTATCGCAGCGGCTGGGCCCCCGGTCTGTATTACACGCTGGAAATGTGGTGGAAGCGGATGTACTTTCCTTCAAAAAAACAAATGCCGACGCGTCGCGCCGAATTTTTACTTGATGGATTACTGGTCAGCGCCGCCGCCGTCCTCTGGGTTGCCGGTTTAGTGTGGGCTGCCGCCGAAAGCGGACAGTCGGTATGGCTGATATTGGTTACGGGCTTTGTCGTGCCTTTGCTTTTCTGGAAAGCCATGATCGGTTTTGTGGTCTACGTCCATCACACGCATGACGATGTTGCCTGGTATCAGGACAAGACGGCATGGGCAGCGTCGCAGCCCTTCGTTTCAACCACCGTGCATCTGAAATTCGATTACGGCATGGGCACAGCCTTGCACCACATCATGGAACACACCGCGCATCACGTTGATATGAGTGTGCCTTTGTACCGGCTGAAGAAAGCGCAAAAGCTGCTCGAAACCATGCTGCCGGGGCGCATCGTGATTCAGAAATTTTCGTGGCGCTGGTACTTCGATACCGCACGCCGTTGCAAGCTGTATGACTTTGACCGCCTCTGCTGGCTGGATTTTGACGGTCGGCAAACCACGACATCTTTGCTTGCACCACCGCTGGCACAGACCGGCACCTGA
- a CDS encoding OmpW/AlkL family protein has translation MKKNIALVALIVAAIAPQLAFADDAESPWLVRLRAVQINPANGSDAVGGVGAPNRISISSKTIPEGDISYFFTPNWAAELVLTYPQTHTVYLDGGSIGTFKQLPPTLLMQYHFMPQETFSPYVGVGLNYTRISNVSLASGMTLQSNSIGAALQAGLDIKLDRHWSLNVDVKKVQMGSDVYAASGAKVSSVQIDPWLIGAGVGYRF, from the coding sequence ATGAAAAAGAATATCGCATTAGTCGCATTGATTGTGGCTGCAATTGCCCCTCAACTTGCTTTTGCCGACGATGCCGAGAGCCCGTGGCTGGTTCGTTTGCGCGCAGTGCAGATCAATCCTGCAAACGGTTCTGATGCGGTGGGCGGTGTTGGCGCGCCAAACCGGATTTCGATCAGCTCCAAGACCATTCCTGAAGGCGATATCAGCTATTTCTTCACGCCAAACTGGGCTGCTGAATTGGTATTGACCTATCCACAAACGCATACTGTTTATCTGGACGGTGGCAGCATCGGTACGTTCAAGCAATTGCCTCCTACTTTGCTGATGCAATACCATTTTATGCCGCAGGAAACATTTAGTCCCTATGTTGGTGTCGGTCTTAATTACACCCGCATTTCGAATGTGAGCCTGGCAAGTGGCATGACGCTACAGAGCAACAGCATCGGCGCTGCTTTGCAAGCCGGTCTGGATATCAAACTGGATCGTCACTGGTCGCTGAATGTGGACGTGAAGAAAGTCCAAATGGGCAGCGATGTTTATGCCGCATCGGGTGCCAAGGTCAGCAGCGTGCAGATCGATCCATGGCTGATCGGCGCTGGCGTCGGCTACCGGTTCTAA
- a CDS encoding class III extradiol ring-cleavage dioxygenase codes for MTTLLPSLFISHGSPMLALSDSPARRFLLALGGQLPRPTAIVVFSAHWETIGTPAVSFAEQPETIHDFGGFPDALFAIQYPAPGAPDIAARAVNLLEQAGFSVKRSALRGLDHGAWVPLSLMYPNADIPTVQISILRGASPAEHLKLGQAVSKLREEGVLIIGSGSLTHNLYELRREGIDAEVPGWVSEFDQWIKARIDHNQLDMLLDYRAQAPSAERNHPTDEHLLPLFVAMGAAGGLVRSERLHASHEYGVLAMDAYAFS; via the coding sequence ATGACCACCTTGTTACCCAGTCTGTTCATTTCGCATGGTTCTCCCATGCTGGCGCTCAGCGACAGTCCGGCGCGGCGCTTTCTTTTGGCGCTGGGTGGTCAATTGCCTCGGCCCACCGCCATCGTCGTGTTTTCTGCCCACTGGGAAACGATAGGCACTCCTGCGGTGAGTTTTGCTGAGCAACCGGAAACCATTCATGACTTTGGCGGTTTTCCCGATGCGCTGTTCGCGATTCAATATCCGGCACCCGGCGCACCCGATATCGCCGCCCGCGCAGTGAACTTGCTGGAACAGGCGGGATTTAGCGTGAAACGCAGTGCCTTACGCGGTCTTGATCATGGTGCGTGGGTGCCTTTGAGTCTGATGTATCCGAATGCAGATATACCGACAGTGCAAATTTCCATTCTGCGCGGCGCTTCGCCGGCCGAGCATCTGAAGCTAGGACAGGCCGTGAGTAAATTGAGAGAAGAGGGCGTATTGATTATTGGCTCTGGTTCACTGACGCACAATTTGTATGAGTTGCGGCGCGAAGGCATTGACGCAGAAGTCCCTGGCTGGGTCAGTGAATTTGATCAGTGGATCAAAGCGCGGATCGATCACAATCAACTCGACATGCTGCTCGATTACCGCGCCCAGGCGCCTTCGGCCGAACGCAATCATCCTACTGACGAGCACCTGCTGCCGCTGTTTGTGGCGATGGGTGCGGCAGGTGGATTAGTGCGATCGGAACGCTTGCACGCCAGCCATGAATACGGCGTTCTGGCGATGGACGCTTACGCTTTTTCATAA
- a CDS encoding methyl-accepting chemotaxis protein: protein MLFSTLRTRLIAICTSIVVLAMLAVVGTNFITTKSHVMESLDNQTKELSHNHAAMIAEWVKANKAVVSSIRLAVDSPEPLAAVKQAEQAGRFDLTYIGYADKHTVFSQERTRAANYDPTARPWYIKAAQTNGPIVTAPYTSASTGKLLVTFAEAIGAPGSVTAVVGADVLLDTVVKNVVAIKPTPNSFSFLVDNTGKIIAHPDEKLRMKPLTDLDPALSGAKLTDIENTGNDEPIRLNGRDTFLNVTKVEGTDWLLVIALDKNDATIPLTALLKSSAVTAFLVMCLATIALGLLISTALKRLQLVRDALAEIATGDGDLTRRLDAEGTDELAQIAVAFNRFVDKIATVLREIRSASESVKGATGEIADGNADLSARTEAQAGSLEETASAMEELTEHVKKNADNARLAHQLSGSTSEVATKGGVMVTQVIETMSSINEASKKIVDIIGVIDGIAFQTNILALNAAVEAARAGEQGRGFAVVASEVRSLAQRSATAAKEIKILIDTSVSRVDEGGTLVQQAGETMTQVVESVKRVNHVVSEITTASAEQSQSIEQINQAIGQMDDVTQQNSALVEQAAAAAESLQEQATMLAHAVSTFRLDAAAPHGGSARLVESGH, encoded by the coding sequence ATGCTCTTTTCTACTTTACGCACCCGGCTTATCGCCATTTGCACGTCGATTGTCGTCCTCGCGATGCTGGCGGTTGTCGGCACAAATTTCATCACGACCAAGTCGCACGTCATGGAATCGCTCGACAATCAGACGAAAGAGCTTTCTCACAATCATGCGGCCATGATTGCGGAGTGGGTAAAAGCAAATAAAGCGGTTGTCTCATCAATCCGCCTGGCGGTGGATTCTCCGGAGCCATTGGCGGCCGTCAAGCAGGCCGAACAGGCCGGCAGATTTGATCTGACGTACATCGGCTATGCCGACAAGCACACCGTGTTTTCGCAGGAAAGAACCCGCGCTGCGAATTACGATCCGACAGCGCGCCCCTGGTATATCAAGGCGGCCCAGACCAACGGCCCTATCGTCACGGCACCGTATACCAGCGCCAGTACCGGCAAGCTGCTGGTGACGTTTGCCGAAGCCATCGGTGCGCCCGGCAGCGTCACAGCAGTGGTTGGTGCCGACGTGCTGCTCGATACGGTGGTGAAAAACGTCGTTGCGATCAAACCGACACCCAACAGTTTTTCCTTCCTGGTCGACAATACCGGCAAAATCATTGCGCATCCCGATGAAAAACTGCGGATGAAACCTCTGACCGATCTGGACCCGGCCTTGTCGGGAGCAAAACTCACCGATATCGAAAACACAGGAAACGATGAGCCGATTCGTTTAAACGGCCGCGATACTTTTTTGAATGTCACCAAGGTCGAAGGAACCGACTGGTTACTGGTAATCGCCCTCGACAAGAACGATGCCACCATCCCTCTGACGGCTTTACTGAAATCATCGGCAGTCACGGCCTTTCTTGTGATGTGCCTGGCCACTATTGCACTTGGCCTGTTGATTTCGACAGCGCTGAAAAGACTGCAACTGGTGCGTGACGCACTGGCGGAAATTGCCACCGGCGACGGTGACCTGACGCGTCGTCTGGATGCGGAAGGCACGGATGAGCTGGCCCAGATTGCCGTGGCGTTTAACCGATTCGTCGACAAGATCGCGACGGTGCTGCGAGAAATCCGTAGCGCCAGTGAATCCGTCAAAGGCGCGACCGGCGAAATCGCCGACGGCAACGCCGATCTTTCGGCACGCACGGAAGCGCAGGCCGGGTCACTGGAAGAAACCGCATCAGCGATGGAAGAACTGACGGAGCACGTCAAAAAGAATGCCGACAACGCCCGTCTGGCGCATCAACTATCGGGTTCCACATCGGAAGTTGCGACCAAGGGCGGCGTGATGGTGACGCAAGTGATTGAAACCATGAGTTCGATCAATGAGGCTTCGAAAAAAATTGTAGACATCATTGGCGTTATCGACGGCATCGCATTCCAAACCAATATTCTGGCCTTGAATGCCGCCGTAGAAGCTGCGCGTGCGGGCGAACAGGGGCGCGGCTTTGCCGTCGTCGCCAGCGAAGTGCGCAGTCTGGCGCAGCGTTCAGCAACGGCGGCCAAAGAAATTAAAATCCTGATCGACACCTCAGTATCGCGAGTGGACGAGGGCGGAACCTTGGTTCAACAGGCCGGCGAGACGATGACGCAGGTCGTGGAAAGCGTCAAACGGGTTAATCATGTGGTATCGGAAATTACGACTGCCAGCGCAGAACAAAGTCAAAGTATCGAGCAAATCAATCAGGCCATCGGACAAATGGACGATGTCACGCAGCAAAATTCCGCACTGGTGGAACAAGCTGCTGCTGCCGCTGAATCCTTACAGGAACAAGCCACGATGCTGGCGCACGCCGTCAGTACATTCAGGCTGGACGCGGCCGCACCGCATGGTGGCAGTGCAAGACTGGTCGAATCAGGCCATTGA
- the bluB gene encoding 5,6-dimethylbenzimidazole synthase → MDTNNPATEPLAFSAEERAAVYRAIDERRDMRHFSGGVVAQEVMQRLLQAAHHAPSVGLMQPWRFIRMQSRERRIGLHRMVEQERILTARAMGEREDEFMRLKVQGVLDAAEVLVVALPPGREQHIFGRRTLPEMDLASAACAIQNLWLAARCEGLGMGWVSLFDPAALADFLALPTGAKPIAVLCLGPVDAFYAAPMLQEQKWAARASLADMVYEDSWGQPSVS, encoded by the coding sequence ATGGACACTAACAATCCCGCGACAGAACCTCTGGCATTTTCTGCGGAAGAAAGAGCGGCTGTTTATCGCGCCATTGATGAGCGACGGGATATGCGCCACTTCAGCGGTGGCGTGGTGGCGCAAGAGGTGATGCAACGCTTGCTGCAAGCCGCGCACCATGCGCCCAGCGTAGGCCTCATGCAGCCCTGGCGCTTCATTCGCATGCAAAGCCGGGAACGACGTATCGGGCTGCACCGTATGGTCGAGCAGGAGCGCATTCTGACGGCCCGCGCAATGGGTGAGCGGGAAGATGAATTCATGCGGCTCAAAGTACAGGGTGTGCTGGATGCGGCAGAAGTACTGGTGGTGGCGCTTCCGCCGGGTCGTGAACAACATATTTTTGGTCGACGCACGCTGCCCGAAATGGATCTCGCCTCGGCTGCCTGCGCTATTCAGAATCTCTGGCTGGCAGCGCGTTGCGAAGGATTGGGCATGGGCTGGGTATCGCTGTTCGATCCGGCTGCGCTGGCAGATTTTCTGGCGCTGCCCACAGGGGCGAAACCGATTGCTGTTTTATGCCTGGGACCGGTCGATGCGTTTTATGCCGCGCCCATGCTGCAAGAACAAAAATGGGCGGCACGCGCTTCTTTGGCCGACATGGTGTACGAGGATAGTTGGGGGCAGCCATCCGTGTCGTGA
- a CDS encoding GNAT family N-acetyltransferase has protein sequence MSIFSETPTKGDIFLVLGGWDTLQQEASAIRHTVFVLEQNVPVELENDALDAVCLHAVARNAAGVALATGRLLPDGHIGRMAVMKEARGSGIGALVLKALLQAALQRGDAVIALNAQWHAQAFYAAYGFVAEGAQFMDAGIPHIVMRYVSKT, from the coding sequence ATGAGCATTTTCAGCGAAACACCGACTAAGGGCGACATCTTTCTGGTCCTTGGCGGCTGGGATACTTTGCAACAGGAAGCCAGCGCGATTCGACACACCGTATTTGTGCTGGAACAGAATGTGCCGGTGGAATTGGAAAACGACGCGCTCGATGCGGTCTGTCTGCATGCCGTCGCACGCAATGCCGCCGGCGTTGCGCTGGCGACCGGGCGTTTGCTGCCGGACGGTCATATTGGCCGCATGGCCGTTATGAAAGAAGCACGCGGGTCTGGAATTGGTGCGCTGGTATTGAAAGCCTTGTTGCAGGCCGCTTTGCAACGCGGCGATGCGGTTATTGCGTTGAATGCGCAGTGGCATGCGCAAGCGTTCTATGCCGCCTACGGCTTCGTTGCGGAAGGCGCACAGTTCATGGATGCAGGGATACCTCACATCGTCATGCGGTACGTAAGCAAGACCTGA